A single genomic interval of Mycobacterium sp. DL592 harbors:
- a CDS encoding tetratricopeptide repeat protein has translation MTAVADDVEDDDSPAEETAAPEVVTPAPTRRKWVLRAVLAALVVALLGLSGFLGWQVWQQHRVAQASHDAQQAAVAYAQVLTSIDTTKVDQNFAEVLDGATGEFKDMYSRSSAQLRQLLVDNKATAHGVVVDSAVQSASPEKVVVLMFVDQTVANSAAPDPRIDRSRVKMTMEYVDGRWRASKVELP, from the coding sequence ATGACTGCTGTGGCTGACGACGTCGAGGACGACGACTCCCCGGCCGAGGAGACTGCTGCCCCGGAGGTGGTGACGCCGGCACCAACGCGTCGGAAGTGGGTGCTGCGCGCTGTGCTGGCCGCATTGGTTGTTGCGCTGCTGGGGCTTTCGGGCTTCCTGGGCTGGCAGGTGTGGCAGCAGCACCGGGTGGCGCAGGCCAGCCATGACGCGCAGCAGGCGGCGGTGGCCTACGCGCAGGTGTTGACGAGCATCGACACCACCAAGGTGGACCAGAACTTCGCCGAGGTGCTCGACGGGGCGACCGGTGAGTTCAAGGACATGTACTCGCGCTCCAGTGCGCAGCTGCGCCAGCTGCTGGTCGACAACAAGGCGACCGCGCACGGTGTGGTGGTGGACTCGGCGGTGCAGTCGGCGTCACCGGAGAAGGTGGTGGTGCTGATGTTCGTCGATCAGACGGTGGCCAACTCGGCGGCACCGGACCCGCGGATCGACCGCAGCCGGGTCAAGATGACCATGGAGTACGTCGACGGTCGTTGGCGGGCAAGCAAAGTCGAACTCCCCTGA
- a CDS encoding TetR/AcrR family transcriptional regulator has product MRRRPKDRKAQIARASADAFGLLGYHAVSMEDIASRVGITPAALYRHSTSKYDLFRDAVLDLGQTLVDATDFVEDGEDDPAATLEALVNGLVDATIANRTAGGLYRWEARYLQGEDRLRLFEQVGLVNRRLDRPLARLRPKLSHRQRSALTASALSVIGSITDHANPLAVNEIRSCMSMVVADVLAADLPALRRRSDRPTLPMAVGASAGMYEHVLHESVRLFYEHGYRNTSMEDIASAVGIQASGLYRSFPGKADILGLAYRRAVDQHSSSVAEVLSRTDDPELALVGLIDASLVRLVKSPGLAYVYFTERHNVPESDRRVLDTVEHSATEAWARLVTEVRPEVKIGWARYAVCAAFALTVDFGRLFDGALGTESIAAIRRLMEVTLLGRPTRRR; this is encoded by the coding sequence GTGCGGCGCAGGCCCAAGGACCGCAAGGCCCAGATCGCGCGGGCCTCAGCGGATGCGTTCGGGCTGCTGGGTTATCACGCCGTCAGCATGGAGGACATCGCGTCGCGGGTCGGCATCACACCGGCTGCCCTGTATCGGCATTCGACGAGCAAGTACGACCTGTTCCGCGATGCCGTGCTCGACCTGGGTCAGACGCTGGTCGACGCGACCGACTTCGTCGAGGACGGTGAGGACGATCCGGCCGCGACGCTGGAGGCGTTGGTGAACGGCCTGGTCGATGCGACGATCGCCAACCGGACGGCCGGTGGGCTGTACCGGTGGGAGGCGCGCTACCTGCAGGGCGAGGACCGGTTGCGGCTGTTCGAGCAGGTGGGGCTGGTGAACCGGCGGCTGGATCGGCCGTTGGCGCGGCTTCGGCCGAAGCTGAGTCACCGGCAGCGCTCGGCGCTGACGGCGTCGGCGCTCAGTGTGATCGGCAGTATCACCGACCACGCGAACCCGTTGGCGGTCAACGAGATTCGGTCCTGCATGTCGATGGTGGTCGCCGATGTGCTGGCGGCCGACCTGCCGGCGTTGCGGCGCCGCTCGGATCGGCCGACGTTGCCGATGGCGGTGGGCGCCTCGGCAGGGATGTACGAGCATGTGCTGCATGAGTCGGTGCGGCTGTTCTACGAGCACGGGTATCGAAACACCAGCATGGAGGACATCGCGTCGGCGGTCGGCATCCAGGCCTCCGGTCTGTACCGGTCGTTTCCGGGTAAGGCCGACATCCTGGGTCTGGCGTATCGGCGTGCCGTCGACCAGCATTCCAGCAGTGTGGCCGAAGTTCTCTCCCGCACAGACGATCCCGAGTTGGCTCTGGTCGGGCTGATCGATGCCAGCCTGGTGCGGCTGGTGAAGTCGCCGGGGCTGGCGTATGTCTACTTCACCGAGCGGCACAACGTGCCGGAGTCCGATCGGCGGGTGCTGGACACCGTCGAGCATTCGGCGACGGAGGCGTGGGCGCGGTTGGTGACGGAGGTGCGTCCGGAGGTGAAGATCGGCTGGGCGCGGTATGCGGTGTGTGCGGCCTTCGCGCTGACGGTGGATTTCGGCAGGCTCTTCGACGGCGCGCTGGGCACGGAGTCGATCGCGGCGATCCGCCGGCTGATGGAAGTCACGCTACTGGGCAGGCCGACGCGACGGCGCTAG
- a CDS encoding mannan-binding lectin gives MRVPVVALVATLSLGFAPVAQASAPDFCAGLGGQWDGQYCHTSVLSERKAVRDIKVAVPGELVDNPVTGPTVRDYLTTLVNNWRSVGVHMVADSFGEENFEILRHGDVLTVVFHEDYHADGPKPNNAYRTFTFDMARGTRLTLADLVKPGVEPLGAIASLGQPFIEDALNLAPPQHDPGTYPFVVDRWGPDKVYSGAYKAWALGPDELILYMPDYPVARDSPVNYTPGIMQWSMDGATVQAHIPLAALSSVLRGQFGGS, from the coding sequence ATGCGAGTTCCCGTCGTTGCACTCGTCGCGACCCTGTCGCTGGGTTTCGCGCCGGTGGCCCAGGCCTCGGCGCCGGACTTCTGCGCCGGGCTCGGCGGCCAGTGGGACGGCCAGTACTGCCACACCTCGGTGCTCTCGGAGCGCAAGGCGGTGCGCGATATCAAGGTGGCGGTGCCCGGCGAGCTCGTCGACAATCCGGTGACCGGGCCGACGGTGCGTGACTACCTGACCACGCTGGTGAACAACTGGCGCAGCGTCGGTGTGCACATGGTGGCCGACAGCTTCGGTGAGGAGAACTTCGAGATCCTGCGCCACGGCGATGTCCTCACTGTGGTGTTCCACGAGGACTATCACGCTGACGGGCCCAAACCCAACAACGCCTACCGGACCTTCACCTTCGACATGGCCCGCGGTACCCGGCTGACGCTGGCGGATCTGGTGAAGCCGGGCGTCGAGCCGCTGGGGGCGATCGCCTCACTCGGGCAGCCGTTCATCGAAGATGCCCTGAATCTGGCACCGCCGCAGCATGATCCGGGGACCTATCCGTTCGTCGTCGACCGGTGGGGACCGGACAAGGTGTACTCCGGGGCGTACAAGGCCTGGGCGCTGGGCCCCGACGAGCTGATCCTGTACATGCCGGACTACCCGGTAGCGCGCGACTCTCCGGTCAACTACACGCCGGGGATCATGCAGTGGTCGATGGACGGCGCCACCGTGCAGGCGCACATCCCGCTGGCGGCGCTGAGTTCGGTGCTGCGCGGGCAGTTCGGCGGATCATGA